The genomic stretch ACACGAAAGCACCTGCAAGCTGGATTACCTCCGAAAGATATGAAAACTGCGAAAACTTCTACCAACATCTGGTGGTAAAACAAGGCAGACCCAAACTGTTTCATAAAAAAAGCGACGCTAATAATAATATGAAATAATCACATACGCTTAAATCTTAATTTATTGAATGTAAATTAAATCCTATATGTTTCGTCATCACAAAAAAAGAGAGCATTTTCCGATGGATGCTCTCTTTTTGAATTCTTCTAACTATTATGGCCTTCCTGTATTTCCGTCTTCCATTTCATCCTTCCACTCATATATGATCTTCCCGTCAATGATTGTATACATTGTATGGGTAAACACCTCCATTGGATTTCCTGTAAATATAGCTATATCTGCATCCTTTCCCGCTTCCAGGCTGCCTACCCGGTCTTCCACCTGACATATTTCTGCTGCATTGATGGTTATAGCTTTTAACCCTTCTTCTATACCAAGTCCCTTTTTGGCAGCAAGCCCCGCACATATGGGGAGATACTGAATCAGCGTAACCGGATGATCTGTCGTTATAGCGACTTTAACACCATTTCGTGCAAGAACTCCCGGCGTCTTAAAATCCACATTCTTAATTTCTAGTTTGTTGCGACAGGACATTCCCGGTCCCACAATGGCAGGATATCCGCTTTTATATATCTCCTCTGCTATCAGATGTCCTTCCGAACAGTGATCAAGGGTAAGCTTAAGATGATATTCCTTTGCAATCCTAATAGCTGTTAATATATCATCTGCCCGGTGTACATGAGCCTTTAGTGGTATATCTCCATTTAATACCGGAATCCAGCTCTCCAGCTTAAAATCCTCCTCCACATCAGCTGCTGGCCCCTGCTCTTTCTTTTTCTTATAACTGCTCGCCTTAAACAGCTCTGCCCGCAGCATGGCTGCTATACTCATTCTGGAGGCCGGAGGTTTATTAAGATCTTTATAAGATCTTTTAGGATTCTCCCCGAAAGCTATCTTCATAGCTGCCGGTTCCTTTACTATCATGTCTTCTATTACTCTGCCTTGTGTCTTTATAAACAGAAATTGGCCACCTACTACATTGCTGCTCCCCGGTCCTACCATAACAGATGTAATTCCAGCCTGTATGGCATTATGAAAGGCGGGATCCATAGGATTCACCGCATCCAGGCCTCTGACATAAGGGGTTACCGGCTGGGTCGTTTCATTGCAGTCATCATCCTCCTCCCCTTCTTTTTCTTCCGTAATTCCAATGTGACAGTGTGCTTCGATTAATCCTGGCATTACCCACAGACCTGTGGCATCTATGACAACCGTATCTTCCTTTTCTTCATACCTGGGATTCTCCCCTACATAAATTATCTTTCCCTCTTCTGCCAGAACACTTCCGCACTCATAAACTTTACCTGTCATAGTGAAAATCTTGCCATTTTTTATAACCAGCATTGAAAATCCCTTTCTATGTGTATCTATCATCATACAAACTTAAGTTTATTCTTTATCCGATTATTGCTGGAATCTAATTCCTTAAAAACGGAATCTTACCACAGGAAAATTATTCAACTCCTGTTCTTAAGTTTTTCTATTTCTGTATAATATATACATCAAGGGCTGATTATTTCTCAGGCCTCAGCAAACTCCGTAAGCTTTGAAGCATCCAGTCCACATTGCACTATCCCTTTTCCCTCCGGCAAGGCAACTCCGGCATATTTAAACAACTTGTTATCGATGTCACGAAAAGCAGCTTTCTGATTGACTTTTAAAGAAGGATTCTTTAACATTCTGGTGAACTCATAGGTCTGAGCGCCTTCTTTGTCACTGAATTGAAAACCGTGGAAACCAGAGGTGCTTAAAACTACCTTTCCAAAGGCATCTGTTATATGAAATTCTGCGAGCTTATAATGTTTCCTCAATTCTTCAAGTTTCTCATCCGAAACTGGCTGATTTTTCTTCTCACCTTCTGTGATAAGTTCAACCAGCTTTTCACAAATTTTTATCATATGCTCTCCAAGGTTATAATCGAAGCGTTCCATTACCTTCTCTAGATTTTCTGAAATATCCAGCAGTTTATGAGTGGCTACATTGGTCTTCTGTACATCTTCTGCCTGGTTCTCCATGACACATGAGATTTCCTGAACAGAGGCTGTTCCGCTGTGCCCTTTCTCTGCAACCTCCTGGGCATTTCTTGATATGACATCTGTCCTTTCTGACTGTTTTCGAACATCCGTTGATATGCTTTCCATATATTCCAGGGTCTTACCAGTAACCGACATAATATTCTTAAGCCTCTCATCCGCGAGTACGGCAACCTCAGCCCCACTGTATACATGATCTTTTGCTGCTTCTATGGAACCAACAACTGCCTGTACTTCATTTTGTACCGTTAAAATAAGTTCATTGATTCTGCCTGCCGCATCTTTGGTTTCATCCGACAGTTTACGTACCTCCTCCGCTACAACAGCAAACCCTTTGCCATATTCACCGGCTCTGGCTGATTCAATGGAGGCATTTAGGGCAAGCATACCGGTTTGCCTGGATATAGAGGAAATAGCTTCTGTTATGCTGCTGATTTCCCTTGAAATCTCCTCTAAATGCAAGATCTTTTCATAAGCTCCCGTAACTTCTGTCTGCATTACTGACATGGATTCAGACATTTTCTCAAGAGCAGCTCCCCCCTCTTTCGCAGCTTCCTTTGCAAGACGCACACTATCAACTACTTCTGTACTGCTTCGGGCAATATCAGCCCCGCTGACAGACAACCCCTCCGCTGCCTTTGAAACATCAAAAAGCATGGCTGAAGTTTCATCAAAAGATTGGCTGATTTCATTCAGTGAAATATTAAGTTCCTCCATGCCTTCGGTTGTATGCTCAGTATCTGCCGTAATCTCAAGGGCTGAGGTCTTTACAGCAACTGCAGAATGCAAAAATCCGTAAATCCATGTATTTAACATATTTCTAAGATTGTCAAAATTGCTGATTATCTGTCTTGTTTCCTGATCCTTTGGGTTTAGACGAATCCTGGCGGTAAAGTCACCACTGTTAAATCTGTTCAGAACCCTCATAATTTCTGCAAACAGTTTATAGCTTCTTTTGTTTATAAAATAAAGTAGGAAACCGGTGTATAGAAATATCAGCAGTGTTGCTGTCAGAACTGCTGCTTCTTTTGAGAAAAAACTCTCTCCCAGAAAAGCAGCACCTGTAATCACTGCATTTCCAACTCCAATCATTAATATCTGCTTTACTAATTTACCCTTATCCATATGGCCTCTTTCTGAACATTTGGTCTTATGCCATCCAAAATATTCCTTTGTATTTACCCGCAAAAAAGGGTACTGCCGGCACCATCGCCACGCCAATACCCTTTTGAAATATGGAATATATATTATCACAATCAGCTTCAATAATCCAGTACTACTTTGCATAAATTTCAGGCAAGACTGTGCTGGCATTTTTCTTAATTACCCAGAAGTTCTCTCAGATAACCGCTAAGTTCTTCCGCAGCTTTCTTATGGGATAATTTCCCCGGATGCCACCTGGAACCAACTGTTTTATCATTGGTATTAGGAAGCTGAAATACTGATACCTGCTTGTCCCCGGTCCTGATTTTATAAGTATCTATTGCCTGATAGATATAGGGCATCATAGGAATGCCTAGCATGCCATATACCCATACTATCTGCGACTTTGGATTGTAAGCTCTGATTTTCTTTAAGAAGCTTATCACTGCTTCTTTGAAGGCCTCCATATCTTCCGCATGATATGTTCCATCACCGTTCATACGCTGCTTATGATGTCTTCCTGTGGTTTCGTCACACCATTCGGGCTGTAAAAATGCGGAACCATCATTGGTACCAAGATTAACGACTACAAGGTCCGGCTGCCAGGCATTAAAATCATTCTCCTTAAAAGCACCTAATTTTTCATTGATTTCTCCCTTTAAAAGACCGCATACTTTATCATAATACTGAGGTATGCTGCAGTCGGGGTTGTTATCCCAACTGGTAAGAACTCCCCAGCCGCTCTGGGATAGAACACGGTAGTCTGCCTGAAGGGCATTTGCAGTAATGGCGGTATAATTGTCAGTTGCACTAAACCACATGGATATCCAATCCTCTTCTTCTTTCGCACCAACTACACCTTCACCGGAGGTTATACTGTCACCAATAAATTCTATTTTATACGGCTTCTCCTCCAGGGTATGGAATTCACCATCTGTCCTGATGGAATGAATTACCAGATAACTGGAAGGATCACCGCTCATGGCCTGTACTTCTCTGATAATACGGATATTTTTGACCTTCTCAGCATTCATACCGCGAAATACACATATCCAGTATCTTTCGCGATTCAGCATCTGTCTGCCAACAGGTATGGAATTCACCCATAATCCCAGCCAGGGTTCATATTCCTTATATCCTGCTTCCACTTCAATCCAGAGCTCGGAACCGCTGACATTTAACTCAATTCCGCTTCCCGTCCAAAACAATGGTAGAGGACTCAATACGCCTGCTGTTCTTCCGTGAACCTTAAGGTTCTCTATTTCATCTAATCGGTATTCTTTCATCCAAGCCTCTTTTCCGGACATCCAATCCTGACTTTTTATACAGTCAAAGTTACAGATATCTCCTGCTTCTTTCTTAACAAATCTCGGCTACTATTATAGCAATTTACCTTTCTCTTTACCAGTGCTTCTTTTCTATTTTTTGATAAATTTCCATTGCTGACAGAGAAACCGGAGCATAAATTGGCTATATAGCTTTTAGAGATATTGTATCATAAAGATATTTACTATCTTGCATCGTTTTCCTTGTTAAGATGCAAAACAAGGCGAGCTAAAGCAAGTTACGGAAAAGAGTTGCAGAAATATTCTCCTTCTCAGTCAAAAAATTTCCCTGTATAAAAATTCTCATTTTCAAGTTTCCTTGCCGTCAGTCTGAACATAACACAGCCATCTGGACATACAAGGTCTTTGCTGTATTGACTGTCTCCTCCGATATTTTCTAAATTTCCGCCACTTCTGACCGCTTCCATAATTGGAAACATCATCATCATTACTTTGGAACAGATACCTTGTCCGTCTGTATTTACGGGACAGCCATAAGTGCAGCTATATTTATCTCCGACCTCCTCACCATTTCGGCAATACCGCTCCGTGTGATCGCTGCGAAGAAATCCTGTTACCTCAATTTCCCATTCATATTCCTCGTTATACCATTTTTTCATATCTTACCTCCATTTTTATTGACAAAGTCAGGTTATACGCTCAA from Anaerocolumna sp. AGMB13020 encodes the following:
- a CDS encoding methyl-accepting chemotaxis protein, with the translated sequence MDKGKLVKQILMIGVGNAVITGAAFLGESFFSKEAAVLTATLLIFLYTGFLLYFINKRSYKLFAEIMRVLNRFNSGDFTARIRLNPKDQETRQIISNFDNLRNMLNTWIYGFLHSAVAVKTSALEITADTEHTTEGMEELNISLNEISQSFDETSAMLFDVSKAAEGLSVSGADIARSSTEVVDSVRLAKEAAKEGGAALEKMSESMSVMQTEVTGAYEKILHLEEISREISSITEAISSISRQTGMLALNASIESARAGEYGKGFAVVAEEVRKLSDETKDAAGRINELILTVQNEVQAVVGSIEAAKDHVYSGAEVAVLADERLKNIMSVTGKTLEYMESISTDVRKQSERTDVISRNAQEVAEKGHSGTASVQEISCVMENQAEDVQKTNVATHKLLDISENLEKVMERFDYNLGEHMIKICEKLVELITEGEKKNQPVSDEKLEELRKHYKLAEFHITDAFGKVVLSTSGFHGFQFSDKEGAQTYEFTRMLKNPSLKVNQKAAFRDIDNKLFKYAGVALPEGKGIVQCGLDASKLTEFAEA
- a CDS encoding SGNH/GDSL hydrolase family protein, with protein sequence MKEYRLDEIENLKVHGRTAGVLSPLPLFWTGSGIELNVSGSELWIEVEAGYKEYEPWLGLWVNSIPVGRQMLNRERYWICVFRGMNAEKVKNIRIIREVQAMSGDPSSYLVIHSIRTDGEFHTLEEKPYKIEFIGDSITSGEGVVGAKEEEDWISMWFSATDNYTAITANALQADYRVLSQSGWGVLTSWDNNPDCSIPQYYDKVCGLLKGEINEKLGAFKENDFNAWQPDLVVVNLGTNDGSAFLQPEWCDETTGRHHKQRMNGDGTYHAEDMEAFKEAVISFLKKIRAYNPKSQIVWVYGMLGIPMMPYIYQAIDTYKIRTGDKQVSVFQLPNTNDKTVGSRWHPGKLSHKKAAEELSGYLRELLGN
- a CDS encoding amidohydrolase, whose protein sequence is MLVIKNGKIFTMTGKVYECGSVLAEEGKIIYVGENPRYEEKEDTVVIDATGLWVMPGLIEAHCHIGITEEKEGEEDDDCNETTQPVTPYVRGLDAVNPMDPAFHNAIQAGITSVMVGPGSSNVVGGQFLFIKTQGRVIEDMIVKEPAAMKIAFGENPKRSYKDLNKPPASRMSIAAMLRAELFKASSYKKKKEQGPAADVEEDFKLESWIPVLNGDIPLKAHVHRADDILTAIRIAKEYHLKLTLDHCSEGHLIAEEIYKSGYPAIVGPGMSCRNKLEIKNVDFKTPGVLARNGVKVAITTDHPVTLIQYLPICAGLAAKKGLGIEEGLKAITINAAEICQVEDRVGSLEAGKDADIAIFTGNPMEVFTHTMYTIIDGKIIYEWKDEMEDGNTGRP
- a CDS encoding TIGR04076 family protein; this translates as MKKWYNEEYEWEIEVTGFLRSDHTERYCRNGEEVGDKYSCTYGCPVNTDGQGICSKVMMMMFPIMEAVRSGGNLENIGGDSQYSKDLVCPDGCVMFRLTARKLENENFYTGKFFD